One segment of Rhodovulum sp. P5 DNA contains the following:
- a CDS encoding ParB N-terminal domain-containing protein produces the protein MAKRKRLSPAAPDILGPAPETKAMGVAGVYRRPAPPIADVSGDAATRAALEEVSRELTSARAEGRFVMRLPLEAVEAGHLVRDRIAMDEDDLTTLMESLKARGQQMPIEVVDLGAGRYGLISGWRRLTALKRLHAETGEDRFTQVQALVRTPEGAPEAYVAMVEENEIRANLSFYERARIAVKAVEQGVFPRPLVAVRELFAAAPAPKRSKILTFTALVEALDDALRFPHAIPEHLGLKLVAALEEEAGFADRLVADLAAADPEDALAERKVLDAALKALGQGARPAAPPAGEEPAPGVTLKRGRGRLTLSGPGVDDALIGALRDWLAARGAGQG, from the coding sequence ATGGCCAAACGCAAGCGTCTGAGCCCCGCGGCACCGGACATCCTGGGCCCCGCGCCAGAGACCAAGGCGATGGGGGTGGCCGGGGTCTATCGCCGGCCTGCGCCGCCGATTGCCGATGTCTCGGGCGACGCGGCCACCCGTGCCGCGCTGGAGGAGGTCAGCCGGGAACTGACCTCGGCGCGCGCCGAGGGGCGCTTCGTGATGCGCCTGCCGCTGGAGGCGGTGGAGGCGGGGCACCTGGTGCGCGACCGGATCGCGATGGACGAGGACGACCTGACCACGCTGATGGAGAGCCTGAAGGCCCGCGGCCAGCAGATGCCGATCGAGGTCGTCGATCTGGGCGCCGGGCGCTATGGGCTGATCTCGGGCTGGCGGCGGCTGACGGCGCTGAAGCGGCTGCATGCGGAAACCGGGGAAGACCGTTTTACGCAGGTTCAGGCTCTGGTCCGCACGCCCGAAGGCGCGCCGGAGGCCTATGTCGCGATGGTCGAGGAAAACGAGATCCGCGCCAATCTGAGTTTCTACGAACGCGCCCGGATCGCGGTAAAGGCGGTGGAGCAGGGGGTGTTCCCCCGGCCGCTGGTCGCGGTGCGGGAACTTTTCGCCGCCGCGCCCGCGCCGAAACGCTCGAAGATCCTGACCTTCACCGCGCTGGTCGAGGCGCTGGACGATGCCTTGCGCTTTCCCCATGCGATCCCCGAACATCTGGGGCTGAAGCTGGTCGCGGCGCTGGAGGAGGAGGCCGGCTTTGCCGACCGGCTGGTCGCGGATCTGGCCGCGGCCGACCCCGAGGACGCGCTGGCCGAGCGCAAGGTGCTGGACGCCGCGCTGAAGGCGCTGGGGCAGGGGGCCCGGCCCGCCGCCCCGCCCGCGGGGGAGGAACCGGCCCCCGGCGTGACGCTCAAGCGCGGGCGCGGGCGGCTGACCCTGTCGGGGCCGGGGGTGGATGACGCGCTGATCGGCGCGTTGCGCGACTGGCTGGCGGCCCGGGGGGCGGGGCAGGGCTGA
- a CDS encoding mannose-1-phosphate guanylyltransferase/mannose-6-phosphate isomerase produces MIHPVILCGGSGTRLWPASRKAYPKQFAPLIGPESLYQQTLRRFAGAEFAAPLIMTGDEFRFMASEQAASLGLSDARVVIEPVARDTAPAILTAALLLADSPEAQMLVAPSDHVIADLPVFLQAVATGAGAATGGTLVTFGVTPDRPETGYGYLELSGPPEDGAAVALKSFREKPDLATAEGFLAAGTYLWNAGIFLFRVADVIAAFETHAPDLIPPCRAAIAKGQEDLGFLRLDPEAYGAVEAISFDYAIMEKAGSVAAVPLSGGWSDLGSWDALWQARGPDGDGMVTDGPVTAIDCTDSYLQAHEGNIHLVGLGLEGIVAVAMRDAVLVADKSRAQDVKTVVSTLRAAEVAQADDYPRFHRPWGWYETLCLGGRFQVKRIMVKPGGVLSLQSHMHRSEHWIVVEGTAEVTLGEEVKLVTENQSVYIPLGTVHRMANRGRLPMYLIEVQTGSYLGEDDIIRYEDIYDRT; encoded by the coding sequence ATGATTCATCCCGTCATTCTCTGCGGCGGCTCGGGCACGCGCCTCTGGCCCGCCTCGCGCAAGGCTTACCCCAAGCAGTTCGCCCCGCTGATCGGCCCCGAAAGCCTGTACCAGCAGACGCTGCGCCGCTTTGCCGGGGCGGAGTTCGCCGCCCCCCTGATCATGACGGGGGACGAGTTCCGCTTCATGGCCTCCGAACAGGCGGCAAGCCTGGGGCTTTCGGATGCGCGGGTGGTGATCGAACCGGTGGCGCGCGACACCGCGCCCGCGATCCTGACCGCCGCGCTCTTGCTGGCGGACAGCCCCGAGGCGCAGATGCTGGTGGCCCCCTCCGACCACGTGATCGCCGATCTGCCGGTGTTCCTGCAGGCGGTCGCCACCGGGGCGGGCGCGGCCACCGGCGGCACGCTGGTCACCTTCGGCGTCACGCCGGACCGCCCCGAAACCGGCTATGGCTATCTGGAACTGTCGGGGCCGCCCGAAGACGGCGCCGCGGTGGCGCTGAAAAGCTTCCGCGAGAAACCGGACCTGGCCACCGCCGAAGGCTTCCTGGCCGCGGGCACCTATCTGTGGAATGCGGGGATTTTCCTCTTTCGCGTGGCCGATGTGATCGCCGCGTTCGAAACCCACGCCCCCGACCTGATCCCCCCCTGCCGGGCGGCAATCGCGAAGGGGCAGGAAGACCTGGGCTTCCTGCGGCTCGACCCCGAGGCCTATGGGGCGGTAGAGGCGATCTCGTTCGACTACGCGATCATGGAAAAGGCAGGCAGCGTGGCCGCGGTGCCGCTGTCGGGGGGCTGGTCCGATCTGGGGTCCTGGGATGCGCTGTGGCAGGCGCGGGGGCCCGATGGGGACGGCATGGTCACCGATGGCCCCGTCACCGCCATCGACTGCACCGACAGCTATCTGCAGGCGCATGAGGGCAACATTCACCTTGTCGGGCTGGGGCTGGAGGGCATCGTCGCCGTGGCGATGCGCGACGCGGTGCTGGTGGCCGACAAGTCCCGCGCGCAAGACGTGAAAACCGTGGTCAGCACCCTGCGCGCGGCCGAGGTCGCACAGGCCGACGACTATCCCCGCTTTCACCGACCCTGGGGCTGGTATGAAACGCTCTGCCTTGGCGGGCGCTTCCAGGTGAAGCGGATCATGGTCAAGCCCGGCGGCGTGCTCAGCCTCCAAAGCCATATGCACCGGTCCGAACACTGGATCGTGGTGGAGGGCACGGCCGAGGTGACGCTCGGCGAAGAGGTGAAACTGGTGACCGAGAACCAGAGCGTCTACATCCCGCTGGGCACCGTGCACCGGATGGCCAATCGCGGCCGGCTGCCGATGTACCTGATCGAGGTGCAGACCGGCAGCTATCTGGGCGAGGACGACATCATCCGGTACGAAGACATCTACGACCGGACCTGA
- a CDS encoding bifunctional 2-polyprenyl-6-hydroxyphenol methylase/3-demethylubiquinol 3-O-methyltransferase UbiG, with amino-acid sequence MALFPDISEYSSETWMRVPGDWRRPAVDERYTVLWDRARKYGQVSPRPAAADVPAFYEIQDYYTHSGTALSAGATRTIGQKALEHLAWRADRGTEPDARWWAEILGDAPRRILEIGCGNGTNLTTLAALGHDVTGVEPDPAAREVARKAGFEVHPGTAEALPDRLAGETFDAVVFMHVLEHCVDPAAAMGNAVGLLGTGGLLIAEVPNNECLGAAHFGPLWHWLDVPRHLNFFTRNSLCALFEDAGLSVEDVLFRGYCRQFGPAWREVQAHIAAVFGMDRDRRIGTRSYWLYLLQTAAAAPGKKYDSVRVVGKLPR; translated from the coding sequence ATGGCATTGTTCCCGGATATTTCCGAATACAGCTCAGAGACATGGATGCGCGTGCCCGGCGACTGGCGCCGCCCCGCGGTCGACGAACGCTACACCGTCCTTTGGGACAGGGCGCGCAAATACGGCCAGGTGTCGCCCCGCCCCGCGGCGGCGGATGTGCCGGCATTCTACGAGATACAGGATTACTACACGCATTCCGGCACCGCCCTGTCCGCGGGCGCGACCAGGACCATCGGCCAGAAGGCGCTGGAACATCTGGCATGGAGAGCCGACAGGGGCACCGAACCGGATGCGCGCTGGTGGGCGGAGATCCTGGGGGACGCGCCGCGCCGTATCCTCGAAATCGGCTGCGGCAACGGCACCAACCTGACCACGCTGGCCGCCCTTGGCCATGATGTGACCGGGGTCGAACCCGACCCCGCCGCCCGCGAGGTGGCGCGCAAGGCCGGGTTCGAGGTTCATCCCGGCACCGCCGAGGCCTTGCCCGACCGGCTTGCGGGCGAAACCTTCGACGCGGTGGTCTTCATGCATGTCCTGGAACATTGCGTAGATCCCGCCGCCGCGATGGGCAATGCCGTCGGCCTGCTTGGAACCGGCGGTCTTCTGATCGCCGAGGTGCCCAACAACGAATGCCTGGGCGCCGCCCATTTCGGGCCGCTCTGGCACTGGCTCGACGTGCCGCGCCATCTGAACTTCTTCACCCGCAACAGCCTGTGCGCGCTGTTCGAGGATGCCGGCCTGTCGGTGGAGGATGTTCTGTTCCGCGGCTATTGCCGCCAGTTCGGCCCGGCCTGGCGGGAGGTGCAGGCGCATATCGCCGCCGTGTTCGGCATGGACCGGGACCGGCGCATCGGCACCCGGTCCTACTGGCTCTACCTGCTGCAAACCGCCGCCGCCGCCCCGGGGAAGAAATACGACTCCGTCCGGGTCGTCGGCAAATTGCCCCGCTGA
- a CDS encoding Gfo/Idh/MocA family protein, which yields MTDKVRVAVVGLGKMGISHFGMVNAHPDAETLACDGSGFMVDALTKNIATPIYKDYDTLLEKEPLDAVIIATPSRLHAPMVKAALDRDIHVFCEKPFCLDWGDSAALTDLAAEKGRVAQVGYHYRYVGAFQEMKRILDSGALGKVTHVLAEAYGPVVLRPKRATWRTQKEEGGGCLYDYAAHPLNLLNWYFGAPDQVMGSVLGQVFSEGTDDQVFSTLQWTDGPTAQLSVNWSDESHRKMSTKIAMIGTNGRLYADRQECQLFLRDPHDGLPGYEPGWTVKYTTELTDEVWFYLRGEEYSAQIADFVEAVRDGKSGAVENSFASATETDRTLAMIIENAETGQTVGEARAMQAPKKRGWFGRG from the coding sequence ATGACAGACAAGGTCAGGGTGGCCGTTGTGGGCCTTGGCAAGATGGGGATCAGTCATTTCGGCATGGTCAACGCCCATCCCGATGCCGAAACGCTGGCCTGCGACGGGTCGGGCTTCATGGTGGATGCGCTGACCAAGAACATCGCCACGCCGATCTACAAGGATTACGACACCCTGCTGGAGAAGGAACCGCTGGACGCGGTGATCATCGCCACGCCCTCGCGCCTGCACGCGCCGATGGTAAAGGCCGCGCTGGACCGCGACATCCATGTCTTCTGCGAGAAACCCTTTTGTCTCGACTGGGGCGACAGTGCCGCGCTGACCGATCTGGCCGCGGAAAAGGGCCGGGTGGCGCAGGTGGGGTACCACTATCGCTATGTCGGCGCCTTCCAGGAGATGAAGCGCATCCTCGATAGCGGCGCGCTGGGAAAGGTCACCCATGTGCTGGCCGAGGCCTACGGGCCCGTCGTGCTGCGCCCCAAGCGCGCCACTTGGCGCACCCAGAAGGAAGAGGGCGGCGGCTGTCTCTACGATTACGCGGCGCACCCGCTGAACCTTCTGAACTGGTATTTCGGCGCGCCCGACCAGGTAATGGGCTCGGTCCTGGGGCAGGTGTTCTCCGAAGGCACCGACGACCAGGTGTTTTCCACCCTGCAATGGACGGACGGGCCGACGGCGCAGCTTTCGGTCAACTGGTCGGATGAAAGCCATCGCAAGATGTCCACCAAGATCGCGATGATCGGCACCAATGGCCGGCTTTATGCCGACCGGCAGGAATGCCAGCTGTTCCTGCGCGACCCCCATGACGGGCTGCCGGGATATGAACCCGGCTGGACGGTGAAATACACCACCGAACTGACCGACGAGGTCTGGTTCTACCTGCGGGGTGAGGAATATTCCGCCCAGATCGCCGATTTCGTCGAGGCCGTGCGCGACGGCAAGTCGGGGGCGGTCGAAAACTCCTTCGCCTCCGCGACCGAGACCGACCGGACGCTGGCCATGATCATCGAGAATGCCGAAACGGGCCAGACCGTGGGCGAGGCGCGCGCGATGCAGGCGCCGAAGAAACGCGGCTGGTTCGGGCGCGGGTAA
- a CDS encoding WecB/TagA/CpsF family glycosyltransferase: MADGSTMPPAPVKADFPKVKILNAWVHDLSMDELVENFTEGALLTLHVDSIMKLQKDRAFHAIFDQFDVITCDSQIMTFALQFLGTPVKERVSGSDYFPRFYMHHKDNPDVTVFLLGGKPGIADLAAKNVNAKVGREIIVGTDAPAFDFETKPGEIDRMIEAVNASGATVCLVGLGGGRQEKFIVKYRDRMPKVKLWLPLGGTIDYESGTFARPPAWITDAGFEWLYRLVKEPRARFHRYVIHEPPFIIALLKQKLGLYRDPFAKDASSAPRGG; the protein is encoded by the coding sequence ATGGCCGATGGCAGCACCATGCCCCCCGCCCCGGTGAAGGCCGATTTCCCCAAGGTGAAGATCCTCAACGCCTGGGTGCATGACCTTTCCATGGATGAACTGGTGGAAAACTTCACCGAAGGCGCGCTGCTGACGCTGCATGTGGACAGCATCATGAAGCTGCAGAAGGACCGCGCGTTTCACGCGATCTTCGACCAGTTCGACGTGATCACCTGCGACAGCCAGATCATGACCTTCGCGCTGCAATTCCTCGGCACGCCGGTCAAGGAACGGGTGTCGGGGTCGGACTATTTCCCGCGCTTTTACATGCATCACAAGGACAACCCCGATGTGACCGTCTTCCTTCTGGGCGGCAAGCCGGGGATCGCGGACCTGGCGGCCAAGAACGTCAACGCCAAGGTGGGCCGTGAGATCATCGTGGGCACCGATGCCCCCGCCTTCGATTTCGAGACGAAACCGGGCGAGATCGACCGGATGATCGAGGCGGTGAATGCCTCGGGCGCGACGGTCTGCCTGGTCGGTCTTGGCGGCGGACGGCAGGAAAAGTTCATCGTCAAATACCGCGACCGGATGCCCAAGGTGAAGTTGTGGCTGCCCCTGGGCGGCACCATCGATTACGAGAGCGGCACCTTTGCCCGCCCGCCCGCCTGGATCACCGATGCGGGCTTTGAGTGGCTCTACCGGCTGGTCAAGGAACCGCGCGCGCGCTTCCACCGCTATGTCATCCACGAGCCGCCCTTCATCATCGCGCTGCTGAAGCAGAAGCTGGGGCTTTACCGCGATCCGTTCGCCAAGGATGCGTCCTCTGCGCCCCGGGGAGGGTGA
- a CDS encoding sulfotransferase family 2 domain-containing protein encodes MIISDEHNFCFIHIPKCGGSTIRDQIGDLDSLGGFFHGRTEEIPGGPHQKAHLPLHAIRDYFPEIFERISGLEKIVIVRDPEARFLSAMSQRARETHGKFLDELTEAELRADFREIADHLKAHPALPSFDFRHFVRQSDFANLDGKLVVEHVVPLERISELVVFLSERTGRYMDSAYHSNQTVVIRNKTLQSSLLWVKELVKSVLPITVYGKIKEFGLSLFTDRGVAPHVLKALEKEGFRDFVTTFYADDYALLELGRSRNTLTGG; translated from the coding sequence ATGATCATCAGCGACGAACACAACTTCTGTTTCATCCACATTCCCAAATGCGGCGGCTCCACGATCCGCGACCAGATCGGCGATCTCGACTCCCTGGGCGGGTTCTTTCACGGCCGCACCGAAGAGATCCCCGGCGGCCCGCATCAGAAGGCGCATCTGCCGCTGCATGCGATCCGCGACTATTTCCCCGAGATCTTCGAAAGGATCAGCGGGCTGGAAAAGATCGTGATCGTGCGCGACCCCGAGGCCCGGTTCCTGTCGGCGATGTCGCAGCGCGCGCGCGAAACCCATGGCAAGTTCCTGGACGAGCTGACCGAGGCGGAGCTGCGCGCCGATTTCCGCGAAATCGCGGATCATCTGAAGGCGCATCCCGCCCTGCCGTCCTTCGACTTCCGGCATTTCGTGCGGCAGTCGGATTTCGCCAATCTCGACGGCAAGCTTGTCGTGGAACATGTGGTCCCGCTGGAGCGGATCTCGGAACTGGTCGTGTTCCTGTCCGAACGCACCGGCCGCTACATGGACAGCGCCTATCATTCCAACCAGACGGTGGTGATCCGCAACAAGACCCTGCAATCGTCATTGCTGTGGGTGAAGGAACTGGTGAAGAGCGTCCTGCCGATCACCGTCTACGGGAAGATCAAGGAATTCGGGCTGAGCCTGTTCACGGACCGGGGGGTCGCGCCCCATGTCCTGAAGGCCCTGGAAAAGGAGGGGTTCCGGGACTTCGTGACAACCTTCTATGCCGATGACTATGCCCTTCTGGAACTGGGGCGGTCCCGCAATACCCTGACGGGGGGGTGA
- a CDS encoding Gfo/Idh/MocA family protein: MTELPRRPVRWAILGTGAVSRKFAWDLRRAGGILAAVASRDPENARRFAHDLDVAVAAPDYAAAVAADVDAVYVATPPALHEAHALLAIAAGKPVLVEKPFALDAAAAARIAAAARAAGVFCMEAMWTRFQPLPTLVQQRIADGALGELRGFEARFCGANLPEAGGGIFDADAGGGALMHRGIYPLSLARWFLGPVAEVQTMARIGASGVDEDSVLLLRHEGGALSTLRASLRSAGDEGITVYGTRATLQVEGPVWRPTGAVLRPTWAGPARPGKPPRLEALRESGAWIAVSERLSGVKRLIRGRGERLHAPFAGNGYRHEAQALMAALAEGRTEEPRMTLAQSVEIMELVDAARIAWGRGEDA, from the coding sequence ATGACCGAGCTGCCACGCCGTCCCGTCCGCTGGGCCATTCTCGGCACCGGGGCGGTGTCGCGCAAATTCGCGTGGGATCTGCGCCGGGCAGGCGGGATTCTGGCGGCCGTCGCCTCGCGCGATCCCGAAAACGCCCGCCGTTTCGCCCATGACCTGGACGTGGCCGTGGCCGCGCCCGACTATGCCGCCGCCGTGGCCGCGGATGTCGACGCGGTCTATGTGGCCACGCCGCCGGCCCTGCACGAGGCGCATGCGCTGCTGGCCATCGCCGCGGGCAAGCCCGTGCTGGTGGAAAAACCCTTTGCCCTGGATGCCGCCGCGGCCGCCCGCATCGCCGCGGCCGCCCGCGCGGCGGGCGTCTTCTGCATGGAGGCGATGTGGACCCGGTTCCAGCCGCTGCCCACGCTGGTGCAGCAGCGGATCGCCGACGGCGCCCTGGGCGAGCTGCGCGGGTTCGAGGCACGCTTTTGCGGGGCGAACCTGCCCGAGGCAGGCGGCGGTATCTTCGATGCTGATGCGGGCGGCGGGGCGCTGATGCATCGGGGCATCTATCCCCTGTCGCTGGCGCGCTGGTTCCTTGGTCCCGTGGCCGAGGTGCAGACCATGGCCCGGATCGGGGCCTCCGGCGTGGACGAGGACAGCGTGCTGCTGTTGCGGCACGAGGGCGGCGCACTGTCGACCCTGCGCGCCAGCCTGCGCAGCGCGGGCGACGAGGGCATCACCGTCTATGGCACACGGGCCACGTTGCAGGTGGAAGGGCCGGTCTGGCGGCCCACCGGCGCGGTTCTGCGCCCCACATGGGCGGGCCCGGCCCGGCCGGGCAAACCGCCCCGGCTGGAGGCCTTGCGCGAAAGCGGCGCATGGATCGCGGTTTCGGAGCGGCTTTCGGGGGTCAAACGGCTGATCCGCGGGCGGGGCGAACGCCTGCACGCGCCCTTTGCGGGCAACGGCTATCGGCACGAGGCGCAGGCGCTGATGGCCGCGCTGGCCGAGGGCCGGACGGAAGAGCCGCGGATGACGCTGGCCCAAAGCGTGGAGATCATGGAACTCGTCGATGCGGCGCGCATCGCCTGGGGCAGGGGAGAAGACGCATGA
- a CDS encoding Gfo/Idh/MocA family protein, which yields MKIGVVGCGYVFDIYMGTIARHPGIDIVAVADRNMARARAAGAHYGLRVHDDAAALLADPEIDIVANFTSIESHDEISRAALEAGKHVYSEKPLVTDMGAARALADLAAAKGLRLSCAPSNALSPAVQTLWKATHDGTVGDVRMVYAEFDDNPVYLLKPETWKSASGAPWPYLHEYEMGCTWEHVGYHLTWMCAIFGPVRRVTAFSKHTLPDKTDKTLNPPDTPDFSVACLDFESGVVGRITCSIAAPADHRMRIIGNKGVLSADSYRDYTCPVRVEPFNGVTLSARNLRIVRENTLLQRLTGVGGRTLPLADNPVAGVLPPAPLPRTALKARLKRWLARQKGQQDKCAGLAELAEAIRAGRPHFPSAEFTLHLTELTLAIQAAGPDGASHTPVHRFDPAPMPDRTRAGRDYRPLARPAFLPRLVQGITGKGA from the coding sequence ATGAAGATCGGCGTTGTCGGCTGCGGCTATGTCTTCGACATCTACATGGGCACCATCGCCCGCCATCCCGGCATCGACATCGTGGCGGTGGCCGACCGGAACATGGCCCGGGCGCGCGCCGCGGGCGCCCATTACGGGCTGCGTGTGCATGACGACGCGGCCGCGCTTCTGGCCGATCCGGAAATCGACATCGTCGCCAATTTCACCTCGATCGAATCCCATGACGAGATCAGCCGCGCCGCGCTGGAGGCGGGCAAGCATGTCTATTCCGAAAAGCCGCTGGTGACCGATATGGGGGCCGCCCGCGCGCTGGCGGACCTGGCCGCGGCAAAGGGGCTGCGGCTGTCCTGTGCGCCGTCCAATGCGCTGTCGCCCGCGGTGCAGACCCTGTGGAAGGCGACCCATGACGGCACCGTCGGCGATGTGCGCATGGTCTATGCGGAATTCGACGACAACCCGGTCTACCTGCTGAAGCCCGAGACGTGGAAATCGGCCTCCGGCGCGCCCTGGCCGTATTTGCATGAATACGAGATGGGCTGCACCTGGGAACATGTGGGCTATCACCTGACATGGATGTGCGCGATCTTCGGCCCTGTCCGGCGCGTCACCGCCTTTTCGAAACACACCCTGCCCGACAAAACGGACAAGACCCTAAACCCGCCCGATACGCCGGATTTCTCGGTCGCCTGCCTCGATTTCGAAAGCGGGGTGGTGGGGCGGATCACCTGTTCCATCGCGGCGCCCGCCGATCACCGGATGCGGATCATCGGCAACAAGGGGGTGCTGAGCGCGGACAGCTATCGCGACTATACCTGCCCGGTGCGGGTGGAGCCCTTTAACGGGGTCACGCTGTCGGCCCGCAACCTGCGCATCGTGCGCGAGAACACGCTTTTGCAGCGGCTGACCGGCGTGGGGGGGCGGACCCTGCCCTTGGCCGACAATCCCGTGGCGGGCGTGCTGCCGCCCGCGCCCCTGCCGCGGACCGCGCTGAAGGCGCGCCTGAAACGCTGGCTGGCCCGGCAGAAGGGGCAGCAGGACAAATGCGCAGGTCTGGCGGAACTGGCCGAGGCGATCCGTGCGGGGCGGCCGCATTTCCCCTCGGCCGAGTTCACGCTGCACCTGACCGAACTGACGCTGGCCATTCAGGCCGCCGGGCCCGATGGCGCCAGCCACACGCCGGTGCACCGGTTCGACCCCGCCCCGATGCCCGACCGCACCCGCGCGGGGCGCGACTATCGCCCCCTTGCACGGCCCGCGTTTCTGCCGCGGCTGGTGCAGGGGATCACCGGCAAGGGGGCATGA
- a CDS encoding glycosyltransferase family 4 protein — protein MEMTPMNRAKTAPAAQAGALPRIAYLVGQFPEASLTFITREIEELRALGAEVLTCSIRKTPPVQHPGASEKAMAETTFNVLAAARNPLRFAASLVWLARRPRRALAALKLALATSGPGPRAMLYQIIYFIEAAILARHLERQGVGHVHSHFVVGNCTVAMLVAEMTAIRFSFTLHGPADLFEPFRWRLDEKVARADFVSTISYYARSQIMFFSDPAHWEKIRIIHCGVRPALYETPPGPPIPPRAEGEIRLLFVGRLAPVKGLRVLLEALAELAPEIPGLRLVLVGDGPDRARLEEAAAPLGDRVTFTGYLSQDEVAGAMQGTDICVLPSFAEGVPVVLMEAFASAKPVIATQVAGVGELVAQGESGLIVPPGDRDSLIAAIRKLAADPDLRARMGAAGRAKVVADFDISVEASRLARLFAGQAGDAVRPDPLS, from the coding sequence ATGGAGATGACACCGATGAACCGGGCCAAAACCGCCCCCGCCGCGCAGGCCGGCGCCCTGCCGCGCATCGCCTATCTGGTCGGGCAGTTTCCCGAAGCCTCGCTGACCTTCATCACCCGCGAGATCGAGGAATTGCGCGCGCTGGGGGCAGAGGTTCTGACCTGTTCGATCCGCAAGACCCCGCCGGTGCAGCATCCCGGCGCGTCGGAAAAGGCGATGGCGGAGACCACTTTCAACGTGCTGGCCGCGGCGCGCAACCCGCTGCGGTTCGCGGCCTCGCTGGTCTGGCTGGCCCGCCGGCCGCGCCGGGCGCTGGCCGCGCTGAAGCTGGCGCTGGCCACCAGCGGGCCGGGGCCGCGGGCGATGCTGTACCAGATCATCTATTTCATCGAGGCCGCGATCCTGGCCCGCCATCTGGAACGGCAGGGGGTGGGCCATGTGCACAGCCATTTCGTGGTGGGCAACTGCACCGTCGCGATGCTGGTGGCCGAGATGACCGCGATCCGCTTCAGCTTTACCCTGCACGGGCCGGCGGACCTGTTCGAACCCTTCCGCTGGCGGCTGGACGAAAAGGTCGCGCGGGCCGATTTCGTCTCGACGATTTCGTATTACGCGCGCAGCCAGATCATGTTCTTTTCCGACCCCGCCCATTGGGAGAAGATCCGGATCATCCATTGCGGGGTCCGGCCCGCGCTTTACGAAACGCCGCCGGGGCCGCCGATCCCGCCCCGGGCCGAGGGCGAGATCCGGCTGCTGTTCGTGGGGCGGCTGGCGCCGGTCAAGGGGCTGCGGGTCCTGCTGGAGGCGCTGGCGGAGCTTGCCCCCGAGATCCCCGGTCTGCGGCTGGTGCTGGTGGGCGACGGCCCCGACCGTGCCCGGCTGGAAGAGGCGGCCGCGCCACTGGGCGACCGCGTGACCTTTACCGGCTACCTGTCCCAGGACGAGGTCGCCGGGGCCATGCAAGGCACCGATATCTGCGTGCTGCCGAGTTTCGCCGAGGGCGTGCCGGTGGTGCTGATGGAGGCGTTCGCCAGCGCCAAGCCGGTGATCGCGACCCAGGTCGCCGGGGTGGGGGAGCTGGTGGCGCAGGGCGAAAGCGGCCTGATCGTGCCGCCGGGCGACCGTGACAGCCTGATCGCGGCGATCCGCAAACTGGCCGCCGATCCGGACCTGCGGGCGCGGATGGGCGCGGCCGGGCGCGCGAAGGTGGTCGCCGATTTCGATATCTCGGTCGAGGCGTCGCGGCTGGCGCGGCTGTTCGCGGGACAGGCGGGCGATGCGGTGCGCCCCGATCCCTTGTCCTGA